One Deltaproteobacteria bacterium DNA window includes the following coding sequences:
- a CDS encoding cbb3-type cytochrome c oxidase subunit I, producing the protein MALVGGYLAYLFRHQLAWPNEPVPGFGQVGPDQYNMFVTMHGTIMVFWVAMPILLSGFGNFLLPLMIGARDMAFPRLNRLSYWTFFLSTVVLIVSFFVPGGAFAGGWTIYPPLSAEPGYTGVVWGGNLWILAVALEFVSMLMGGINFMTTTLSLRAKGMALFRMPIFVWMINVASILFMFSVGPLIAGAFMLLADRTLQVGFFLPAAGGDPLLFQHLFWFFGHPEVYVLLLPALGIIAEILPVFSRKPLFGYRPIIYSTLIAGVLSFVVWAHHQFISGIDPRLAMPFSITTILISVPFAFSLFAYIATLWKGSISFSTAMLFALGMIAEFLLGGVTGIVNGSTAADIYVHDTYFVVAHFHYTLFPVTFLATFAGIYYWYPKLFGRFLSEFWGKVHFTLTLIGFNLAFLPLFSVGIAGHHRRIFDPSAFEFLHRIQHLHVLATVGLIILLTGQIPFILNFFLSLRRGRLAEANPWQANTLEWIAPSPPGHRNFETDPVVVRGPYEYSVPGAAKDWLSQGEAS; encoded by the coding sequence ATGGCCCTTGTCGGGGGATATCTCGCCTACCTCTTTCGTCATCAACTCGCCTGGCCGAATGAACCGGTCCCCGGCTTTGGACAGGTCGGTCCGGATCAATACAACATGTTTGTCACGATGCATGGGACGATCATGGTCTTTTGGGTTGCGATGCCGATCCTTCTCTCGGGTTTTGGCAATTTTCTGCTGCCCCTCATGATTGGCGCGCGGGATATGGCATTTCCGCGGCTCAACAGGCTCTCCTATTGGACCTTTTTCCTCAGCACTGTTGTTCTCATTGTTTCATTTTTTGTCCCCGGCGGGGCGTTTGCGGGTGGCTGGACGATCTATCCCCCCCTCTCGGCCGAACCGGGTTATACGGGGGTTGTCTGGGGAGGGAATCTCTGGATCCTGGCCGTCGCGTTGGAGTTTGTGTCGATGCTCATGGGAGGGATCAACTTTATGACGACGACGCTCAGTCTGCGTGCCAAGGGGATGGCCCTCTTTCGGATGCCGATCTTCGTCTGGATGATCAATGTGGCGTCGATCCTCTTCATGTTTTCGGTTGGTCCTTTGATTGCCGGTGCCTTCATGTTGCTCGCTGATCGGACCCTGCAGGTTGGATTCTTCCTTCCGGCCGCCGGTGGCGATCCGCTCCTCTTCCAGCATCTTTTCTGGTTCTTCGGCCATCCGGAGGTCTACGTTCTGCTGCTTCCGGCGCTCGGGATCATTGCCGAGATCCTCCCGGTCTTTTCACGCAAGCCGCTCTTTGGTTACCGGCCGATTATCTATTCAACACTGATTGCCGGGGTTTTGAGTTTTGTCGTCTGGGCCCACCACCAGTTTATCAGCGGCATTGATCCGAGGCTTGCGATGCCTTTTAGTATCACGACGATTCTTATCTCCGTTCCGTTCGCATTTTCCCTGTTTGCCTATATTGCCACCCTTTGGAAAGGGTCGATCTCCTTTTCGACGGCGATGCTTTTTGCCCTCGGAATGATCGCCGAGTTTTTGTTGGGGGGGGTTACGGGGATCGTGAATGGATCGACAGCGGCGGACATCTACGTTCATGACACCTATTTTGTCGTCGCCCATTTTCACTACACCCTCTTCCCCGTTACGTTTCTCGCCACCTTTGCCGGGATCTATTATTGGTACCCCAAGTTGTTTGGCCGGTTTCTGAGCGAATTTTGGGGCAAGGTCCACTTCACGCTGACGCTCATTGGTTTTAACCTCGCTTTTCTCCCCCTTTTCTCTGTCGGGATTGCCGGTCATCACCGGCGTATCTTCGATCCCAGTGCCTTTGAATTTTTGCATCGCATTCAGCATCTCCATGTCCTGGCGACGGTGGGGCTGATCATTCTTTTGACGGGACAGATTCCGTTTATCCTTAATTTTTTTCTGAGTCTTAGGCGGGGGCGTCTTGCGGAGGCGAATCCCTGGCAGGCTAACACGCTGGAGTGGATCGCTCCTTCCCCTCCGGGGCATAGAAATTTTGAGACCGATCCTGTTGTTGTCCGAGGTCCCTATGAGTACAGCGTTCCCGGGGCTGCAAAAGATTGGCTTTCCCAAGGGGAGGCCTCGTGA
- the coxB gene encoding cytochrome c oxidase subunit II yields the protein MLDWLPENISTYGGAIDHVIRTIYYIVGAWFVLAEVVFLFFIFKYRRRPGRSATYQPGTSLKALAWILLPVALILGFDLAIEVVQAPVWEEIKQQLPIADYKVRVRGRQFVWDITHPGADGQFDSADDIQAVNQLVVPVNRKIVFELEAADVIHSLWIPHLRLKQDAVPGRTIRGWFEATQTGVFPLACAELCGSGHGMMKGELHVLNQPDFEKWVKEETAALLEVP from the coding sequence ATGCTGGACTGGCTACCCGAAAACATCTCAACCTACGGCGGCGCGATCGATCATGTCATCCGGACCATCTATTATATCGTCGGTGCCTGGTTTGTCCTGGCGGAAGTGGTTTTTCTCTTTTTTATCTTCAAGTATCGGCGGCGCCCCGGCCGATCGGCGACCTACCAGCCCGGGACCTCCCTCAAGGCGCTAGCCTGGATTCTGCTCCCTGTGGCCCTGATCCTCGGATTTGATCTTGCCATCGAGGTTGTTCAGGCCCCTGTCTGGGAGGAGATTAAACAGCAATTGCCGATTGCGGACTACAAGGTCCGGGTTCGCGGGAGGCAGTTTGTCTGGGATATCACCCACCCGGGGGCGGATGGGCAGTTTGATTCCGCCGATGACATCCAGGCTGTTAATCAGTTGGTCGTTCCTGTGAACCGGAAGATTGTTTTTGAACTGGAGGCGGCTGATGTGATCCACAGTCTCTGGATTCCCCACCTCCGCTTAAAACAGGACGCAGTCCCCGGGAGAACGATCCGGGGCTGGTTTGAGGCGACGCAGACAGGCGTTTTTCCACTCGCCTGTGCGGAGCTTTGCGGGAGCGGGCATGGAATGATGAAGGGTGAATTGCATGTCCTTAATCAGCCGGATTTTGAGAAGTGGGTTAAAGAAGAGACAGCCGCTCTCTTGGAGGTGCCGTGA
- a CDS encoding DUF4143 domain-containing protein, giving the protein MNISNVARECAIERKVVENYFSILKDLLISYELPVFSKRAKRRVVSHPKFYFFDVGVFRTLRPMGPLDSPEEAEGPALETLFLQELIALNDYLDLGYTINYWRTSNDLEVDFVLYGKRGIKAFEIKRTGKPSPSHFSSLKAFLRDYPMAQAYFAYGGERRMKEREIQIWPIADCLRDLPGIL; this is encoded by the coding sequence CTGAATATTTCGAACGTTGCTCGAGAATGTGCCATTGAGAGAAAGGTTGTTGAAAATTATTTTTCAATCCTCAAGGACTTGCTTATTTCTTATGAGCTTCCTGTTTTTTCCAAGAGGGCCAAGAGACGGGTGGTCTCTCATCCCAAATTTTATTTCTTTGATGTCGGCGTCTTTCGCACACTACGCCCGATGGGGCCACTGGATTCCCCCGAAGAGGCTGAAGGCCCCGCACTCGAAACTCTTTTTTTACAGGAGCTGATAGCCTTGAATGATTATTTGGACCTTGGGTATACCATCAACTATTGGCGCACTTCCAATGACCTCGAAGTCGACTTCGTCCTCTATGGAAAAAGAGGGATCAAGGCTTTTGAAATCAAACGAACCGGAAAACCCTCTCCCTCACACTTCTCCAGTTTGAAGGCCTTTCTCCGAGATTACCCGATGGCCCAGGCCTATTTTGCCTATGGTGGTGAACGAAGGATGAAGGAGAGAGAGATCCAGATCTGGCCAATCGCTGATTGTTTGCGGGATCTCCCTGGAATCCTTTGA
- a CDS encoding acyl-CoA dehydrogenase family protein → MTRLSCPDFYQMEGLLSEEEILVQNAAREFVQKEVLPIITEHHREGTFPRELIPKMAALGFLGASLPREYGGAGLGSVAYGLLLQELERGDGGIRSFCSVTGSLVMYPIWRYGSEEQKKRWLPRLAKGEAIGCFGLTEPDHGSDPSGMITRAVRKKDQWVLHGAKMWITNGSIADVAVVWAKDQEGEVRGFLVEKGTNGFTAPAMKGKFSLRASDTGELVFSDCLVPERNRLPEALGVKAPLTCLNQARYGIAWGGIGAAVACYEAALNYSKERIQFGKPIASFQLVQERLVEMLTEITKAQLLALQLGRLKEQEKLHHTQVSLAKRNNIAMARRIARLARETLGANGIIDEYPVIRHLMNIESVYTYEGTHDIHTLILGQEITGISAFK, encoded by the coding sequence ATGACAAGACTATCCTGTCCTGATTTTTACCAGATGGAGGGGCTCTTGAGTGAAGAGGAGATCCTCGTCCAGAACGCGGCACGCGAGTTCGTACAGAAGGAGGTCTTGCCGATTATTACGGAGCATCACCGTGAGGGGACTTTCCCGCGTGAGCTGATTCCCAAAATGGCGGCCCTCGGGTTCCTTGGTGCGAGCCTTCCGAGGGAATACGGAGGGGCGGGATTGGGCAGTGTGGCGTATGGCCTCCTGCTTCAGGAGTTAGAGCGGGGAGATGGTGGCATCCGGAGTTTTTGTTCGGTGACCGGCTCGCTCGTGATGTACCCGATCTGGCGCTACGGCTCGGAGGAGCAGAAAAAAAGATGGCTCCCGCGGCTCGCCAAAGGAGAGGCGATCGGCTGTTTTGGATTGACGGAGCCGGATCATGGTTCGGATCCTTCTGGCATGATCACCCGGGCGGTCAGGAAAAAGGACCAGTGGGTGCTCCATGGTGCCAAGATGTGGATCACGAACGGTTCGATTGCGGATGTTGCGGTTGTCTGGGCGAAGGATCAGGAGGGGGAGGTCCGCGGTTTTCTCGTTGAAAAAGGGACGAACGGTTTTACGGCACCTGCGATGAAGGGGAAGTTTTCACTGCGAGCCTCGGATACAGGCGAACTTGTCTTCAGTGATTGTCTTGTGCCGGAGAGAAACAGGTTACCTGAGGCGCTCGGGGTCAAGGCGCCACTGACCTGCCTGAATCAGGCCCGTTACGGCATCGCCTGGGGCGGGATCGGGGCGGCCGTTGCCTGTTATGAGGCCGCCTTGAACTATTCAAAGGAACGGATCCAGTTTGGCAAACCGATTGCCTCCTTTCAGCTTGTTCAGGAGCGATTGGTGGAGATGTTGACCGAGATCACAAAGGCTCAGTTGCTGGCCCTCCAGCTCGGACGTCTGAAAGAGCAGGAGAAACTTCATCACACGCAGGTGAGTCTTGCCAAAAGGAACAACATCGCGATGGCACGACGGATCGCACGTCTCGCCCGCGAGACCCTCGGTGCCAACGGGATCATCGACGAATATCCCGTGATCCGTCACCTCATGAATATCGAGAGCGTCTACACCTACGAAGGGACCCATGACATCCACACGCTGATTTTAGGGCAGGAGATTACAGGAATTTCTGCATTCAAGTGA
- a CDS encoding 2-oxoacid:acceptor oxidoreductase family protein, which translates to MYINEEKKPYPFCPGCSHVQVIEAINRALQKVEADPRRTVMVSDIGCVGLVDSFFNIHTFHGLHGRSFTYAAGIKLANPDLNVFVMVGDGGCGIGGHHLINAARRNIGIKVIAFNNFNFGMTGGQHSVTSFFGSKTRTTPGGHLERGFDLAKLVEAAGSPFVARKLAFDKDLDETIALAMRSEGFAFLDVWEVCTAYYMPMNDFKKPAMEAEIEKLGMKLGVLREECLPEYSCTLRAGRKGSEGETAVTRPIVIAKKFEHRLPQEPFRLILAGSAGMKIVSSAGYLGNAALKCGLHVSQKDDFPITVQSGHSVSEMILSSEEVEYLGVDKPDAVIILSEEGLAKVRKVLPVMEKNSLVIAREGLSLETPAKVIAIDPKRFSNKSLITAALQSLIRLVPLVPQEAFFEVIGEIRNEAIRNENLKAMEIARSWL; encoded by the coding sequence ATGTACATTAATGAAGAGAAAAAGCCGTATCCGTTCTGCCCTGGTTGCTCGCATGTCCAGGTGATCGAGGCGATCAACCGTGCGCTTCAAAAGGTCGAGGCCGATCCACGACGAACGGTGATGGTCTCCGACATCGGGTGTGTGGGGCTCGTCGACAGCTTCTTCAACATCCACACGTTTCATGGCCTCCATGGTCGCTCCTTTACCTACGCCGCCGGTATCAAGCTCGCCAACCCCGACCTCAATGTCTTTGTGATGGTGGGAGATGGCGGCTGTGGCATCGGGGGGCATCATCTCATCAACGCCGCCCGGAGGAATATCGGCATCAAGGTGATCGCATTTAACAACTTCAACTTTGGGATGACGGGTGGCCAGCATAGCGTCACCTCATTTTTTGGATCAAAGACGCGAACGACACCGGGGGGGCATCTGGAACGTGGGTTTGATCTGGCCAAACTGGTTGAGGCAGCCGGTTCTCCTTTCGTTGCGCGAAAACTCGCCTTCGACAAAGACCTCGATGAAACGATCGCCCTGGCGATGCGGTCTGAGGGGTTTGCTTTTCTCGATGTCTGGGAGGTCTGCACCGCCTATTACATGCCGATGAACGATTTTAAAAAACCGGCGATGGAGGCGGAGATTGAAAAGCTCGGGATGAAGTTGGGCGTTTTGAGGGAGGAGTGTCTGCCGGAATACAGTTGCACACTCCGTGCCGGCAGAAAAGGATCGGAGGGGGAAACCGCTGTCACGAGACCGATTGTGATCGCAAAGAAGTTTGAACATCGTCTTCCCCAGGAGCCGTTTCGACTCATCCTTGCCGGGAGCGCCGGCATGAAGATCGTCTCCTCGGCCGGTTATCTCGGGAATGCCGCACTCAAGTGCGGGCTTCATGTCTCGCAAAAGGATGATTTTCCGATCACCGTCCAATCGGGGCACTCCGTCTCGGAGATGATTTTGAGTTCCGAGGAGGTTGAATATCTGGGGGTTGATAAACCGGATGCCGTCATTATCCTCTCGGAAGAGGGTCTGGCGAAGGTCCGAAAAGTCCTGCCGGTCATGGAGAAGAATTCACTGGTTATTGCGAGGGAGGGGCTTTCGTTGGAGACACCGGCCAAGGTTATCGCGATTGATCCCAAGCGGTTTTCCAACAAGAGCTTGATAACGGCTGCACTCCAATCGTTGATCCGTTTGGTCCCGTTGGTCCCGCAAGAGGCGTTTTTTGAGGTGATCGGTGAAATCAGAAATGAGGCGATTCGAAATGAAAACTTAAAGGCGATGGAAATCGCAAGGAGCTGGTTATGA